In Notolabrus celidotus isolate fNotCel1 chromosome 22, fNotCel1.pri, whole genome shotgun sequence, one genomic interval encodes:
- the LOC117806047 gene encoding sushi domain-containing protein 6-like: MCNGMIESTSKALLAHTSATERSFLLLLVLTAVSTGQGSGCVRPYMVQNSWVNLTETNRGLFPVGTVLQYSCDPGYLPDGPSILTCTTVGRWTSDPPHCIRSGACLPLSKPENGGYTCHPTPCRMFAHGTVIEFFCDEGFILTGDYYYLTCQDGQWDGPMQISCVSQGCIRPSTVQHGSTNLTDTNRNLFPVSTVLQYSCDPGYLPDGPSILTCTSLGRWSSEPPLCVHSDGCIRPSTVQHGSTNLTETNRSSFPVGTVLEYRCDPGYLPDGPSILTCSTLGHWSSLPPRCVRSDVCQTPFQPDNGGYTCHPSTCGRLSHGTVIEYFCDEGYILKGDYKYLTCQYGEWDSQMKLSCIMEQDRDPTLPIGMPTLSIVASTASSVALILLLVVLFVLLQPKLKSLHRRDQGVTGQPVSIMVEGVQVTLPSYEEAVCCNGAPSSTHGSESRVQIVLSEGQHVTTPEAGPSRPSSLKHQQSEMAVVHPAPHSSSSPSPSPSSSTWVLEQVGAAAPSSSRRRPSAGSDQHSLSMDSEMDYSDDMPLLKEA; encoded by the exons ATGTGCAATGGAATGATAGAGTCAACATCAAAAGCCCTTCTGGCCCACACCTCAGCCACTGAAAGGtccttcctgttgttgttggttcTGACTGCAGTGTCCACTGGACAAGGGTCAG GATGTGTGAGGCCATACATGGTCCAGAACAGCTGGGTAAACCTCACAGAAACCAACAGGGGCTTGTTTCCTGTGGGCACGGTACTGCAGTACAGCTGTGACCCTGGTTACCTGCCGGATGGGCCCAGCATTCTCACTTGCACCACTGTTGGACGCTGGACCTCTGACCCTCCTCATTGTATTCGCAGCGGTG CATGTCTCCCCCTCTCCAAACCTGAGAATGGGGGCTACACCTGCCACCCAACTCCATGTCGAATGTTTGCACACGGCACTGTGATCGAGTTCTTCTGTGACGAGGGCTTCATTCTCACCGGGGACTATTACTACCTGACCTGTCAAGATGGACAGTGGGATGGCCCCATGCAGATCAGCTGTGTGAGCCAAG GTTGTATTCGGCCCTCTACGGTGCAGCACGGCTCAACTAATTTGACAGACACCAATAGAAACTTGTTTCCTGTGAGCACAGTTCTGCAGTACAGCTGTGACCCAGGTTACCTGCCGGATGGACCCAGTATCCTCACCTGCACTTCGCTGGGACGCTGGTCCTCTGAACCACCTCTCTGCGTACACAGTGACG GTTGTATACGACCCTCCACAGTGCAGCATGGCTCCACTAACCTGACAGAAACCAACAGGAGCTCATTCCCCGTGGGCACAGTCCTGGAGTACCGCTGTGACCCGGGTTACCTGCCAGATGGGCCCAGCATCctcacctgcagcacactggGACACTGGTCCTCTCTACCTCCCCGCTGTGTGCGCAGTGACG TTTGCCAGACTCCATTTCAGCCAGACAACGGAGGCTACACCTGCCACCCCTCCACATGTGGGAGACTTTCTCACGGCACAGTGATTGAGTATTTCTGTGATGAGGGTTATATTCTAAAAGGAGATTATAAATACTTGACCTGTCAGTATGGAGAATGGGACAGCCAAATGAAGCTCAGCTGCATCATGGAGCAag ACCGTGATCCAACTCTACCAATAGGGATGCCCACCTTGTCCATAGTGGCATCCACAGCTAGCTCAGTGGCTCTGatcctgctgctggtggtgctgTTTGTACTTCTGCAGCCCAAACTTAAGTCCCTCCACCG ACGTGATCAGGGTGTGACCGGCCAGCCCGTCTCCATCATGGTGGAAGGAGTCCAGGTGACTCTGCCCTCATACGAGGAGGCTGTGTGCTGTAACGGAGCCCCATCCTCGACTCACGGCTCCGAGTCTCGAGTCCAGATAGTGCTGTCAGAGGGTCAGCATGTGACAACGCCAGAGGCTGGCCCCTCTCGGCCCTCCTCCCTCAAACATCAGCAGTCAGAGATGGCCGTGGTCCACCCTGCAccacactcctcttcctctccatcacCTTCCCCGTCGTCTTCTACCTGGGTCCTGGAGCAAGTAGGTGCCGCTGCTCCTTCATCGTCCCGAAGAAGGCCGTCTGCAGGCAGCGACCAACACAGCTTGTCTATGGACTCTGAGATGGATTACTCTGATG aCATGCCGTTACTGAAGGAGGCCTGA